A stretch of Planococcus citri chromosome 5, ihPlaCitr1.1, whole genome shotgun sequence DNA encodes these proteins:
- the sip3 gene encoding E3 ubiquitin-protein ligase synoviolin B: protein MQFSKMRNALVAVGTLALSVMVIGNAYLQKKQFYPSVVYITKSNPSMAVMYLQAVVIIMLLGKLMRKIFFGELRAAEVEHLVERFWYAVTETCLAFTVFKDDFTPKFMALFTLLLFLKSFHWLGEDRVDYMERSPVISWIFHTRIVLLLSLLGLLDLYFISIAYQHTITKGASVQLVFGFEYAILLTVVINTAVKYILHIIDMNREVFWENKAVFLLYVEVVIGFIKVVLYMCFVALMVKLYTLPLFAFRPMYYSMRNFKKALNDVILSRRAIRNMNTLYPDATAEELAAADNVCIICREEMQTGAKKLPCNHIFHVSCLRSWFQRHQTCPTCRLNVLRTNTATQRPRPAGAAPQAAQPNPAMPPIFAFPAWQPPFFPPAPNVNAQNVPNAGGEQRPDQMHAQASGSSAEANANQSNMPNQANPDAGVQFPQQFSFPFMLPPMPPFIPGVTTPPLPPQNWSGLSLEELRQMEENSRRGVEARLQCLRNIHTLMDASVILMQQYITSASIAAATSAATATPQGPSGSSSGAESAPTNPPTADSSEPSTSQTSPESKPAVPSTSASNVEPSGSEEVPSTSGEGESLLGSQEQEEIRRRRVQKFTSS from the exons atgcaattttcaaaaatgaggaacGCACTTGTGGCCGTCGGTACGCTTGCGTTGAGCGTAATGGTGATCGGAAACGCTTACCTGCAGAAAAAGCAGTTTTATCCATCTGTTGTCTACATAACAAAATCTAATCCTAGTATGGCT GTCATGTATCTGCAAGCTGTAGTGATCATCATGTTATTAGGCAAACTGatgaggaaaatatttttcggcGAATTAAGAGCTGCCGAAGTAGAA CATTTAGTTGAAAGATTCTGGTACGCTGTGACAGAAACATGTCTCGCGTTCACCGTATTCAAGGATGACTTTACTCCTAAATTTATGGCATTATTTACGCTTCTACTGTTTCTCAAATCTTTCCATTGGTTGGGTGAAGATCGAGTAGATTAT ATGGAACGAAGTCCAGTTATTTCGTGGATTTTTCATACGAGGATAGTTT TGTTATTATCTTTATTGGGACTTTTGGATTTATACTTCATATCTATCGCATATCAGCATACAATCACTAAAGGAGCATCGGTACAGTTGGTTTTTGGTTTCGAGTACGCTATTTTGTTAACTGTAGTGATAAACACAGCGGTCAAGTATATTCTCCACATCATCGACATGAATCGTGAAGTATTCTGGGAAAATAAGGCAGTATTCTTATTATACGTGGAAGTTGTTATCG GTTTCATTAAAGTAGTCCTGTATATGTGTTTCGTTGCTTTGATGGTCAAGTTGTATACATTACCATTATTCGCATTCCGTCCCATGTATTATTCGATGAGAAACTTTAAAAAAGCGCTTAATGACGTGATACTCTCGCGAAGAGCAATTCGTAATATGAATACTCTATATCCGGACGCAACAGCTGAAGAATTGGCGGCCGCCGATAATGTATGCATTATTTGCCGTGAAGAAATGCAAACTG GCGCTAAAAAGTTACCATGTAATCATATCTTTCACGTGTCTTGCCTGCGTTCGTGGTTTCAAAGACATCAAACATGTCCTACTTGTCGTCTGAATGTGCTACGTACGAATACGGCGACTCAAAGACCTCGTCCTGCTGGAGCTGCTCCTCAAGCTGCTCAACCTAATCCAGCTATGCCACCAATATTCGCTTTTCCCGCTTGGCAACCACCATTTTTCCCTCCGGCGCCCAATGTTAATGCGCAAAACGTACCGA ATGCTGGTGGCGAACAGAGGCCAGATCAAATGCATGCCCAAGCTTCGGGATCATCGGCTGAAGCGAATGCAAATCAATCAAATATGCCGAACCAAGCCAACCCAGATGCTGGAGTTCAATTCCCTCAACAGTTCTCGTTTCCGTTCATGTTACCACCGATGCCACCTTTCATACCTG GCGTTACTACCCCTCCTCTGCCGCCGCAAAACTGGAGCGGATTGTCATTAGAGGAACTGAGACAAATGGAAGAAAATAGTCGACGTGGTGTTGAGGCTCGTTTACAATGCCTACGTAATATTCACACTTTAATGGACGCGTCTGTGATTTTAATGCAGCAGTATATTACTTCTGCTAGTATAGCTGCCGCTACTTCAGCGGCGACTGCCACACCTCAAGGCCCGAGTGGTTCCTCAAGCGGAGCTGAGAGTGCTCCTACGAACCCCCCAACTGCTGATAGCag tgaacctTCAACTAGTCAAACCAGTCCAGAATCGAAACCAGCGGTTCCGTCGACTTCAGCGAg tAATGTCGAACCTTCTGGAAGCGAAGAAGTACCATCAACCAGCGGCGAAGGTGAATCCTTACTTGGATCTCAAGAACAAGAAGAAATCAGAAGGAGACGAGTACAGAAATTCACGAGCTCGTGA
- the LOC135847217 gene encoding speedy protein A-like, translated as MLEFPTSKYMNGQIVFPLNTLSLVSRASNFIRNTVKRALGRDEEDILTPKRLALQDDNFLQIQNFMKIFDDPVMRSLLKFDSCNLLADNYLIAIAYIYLDRAKILLSKHDVHYLLSALYLAHEVQEDLRCLREKIIPWYPGTCTEMKSAGLHYFKNKIWIQMNFKCHVTKKSCDELMKRTAQWDLWKRKRESSHSGAFRFYQFEKTKCKHCCKSYQYNLMVSDVNNNELQESAENTPVSFTTSDWEIDSNSDDVLSS; from the exons ATGTTGGAATTTCCTACAAGCAAATACATGAATGGACAAATAGTTTTCCCGCTCAATACATTATCACTAG TTTCCAGAGCTAGTAATTTTATCCGAAACACAGTGAAACGAGCTTTGGGTCGTGATGAAGAAGATATACTAACACCCAAACGGTTAGCGTTACAAGATGACAATTTCTTACAgatacaaaattttatgaagatATTCG ATGACCCTGTAATGAGAAGTTTACTAAAATTCGACTCGTGCAACTTGCTAGCTGACAATTATTTGATTGCGATTGCGTATATTTATTTGGACAGAGCTAAAATTCTATTATCAAAACACGACGTTCATTATTTACTTAGTGCCTT GTATTTAGCCCACGAGGTTCAAGAAGACTTGAGATGTTtacgtgaaaaaattatacccTGGTATCCTGGGACTTGTACAGAGATGAAAAGCGCCGGactacattattttaaaaataaaatttggattcAGATGAATTTCAAATGCCACGTTACTAAAAAGAGCTGCGACGAG TTGATGAAACGCACCGCTCAATGGGACCTTTGGAAAAGAAAACGAGAGTCGTCGCATTCGGGAGCTTTTCGATTTtatcagtttgaaaaaaccaaatGCAAACATTGCTGTAAGTCGTACCAGTACAACTTGATGGTATCCGATGTGAATAATAACGAATTACAAGAATCTGCCGAAA ATACCCCGGTCAGTTTCACTACTTCGGATTGGGAAATTGATTCTAATTCGGATGATGTTCTTTCGTCGTGA